One Sphaerisporangium krabiense DNA segment encodes these proteins:
- the cofC gene encoding 2-phospho-L-lactate guanylyltransferase, whose product MRTPHGEHSARERQLHWTLVVPVKTLIAAKTRLAAAAGPHRAALAVAIASDTVSAALACRDVARVIVVTGDPVPAKALAAIGAHVVPDPEAGLNAALRAGGAEAVRLAPGGPVGALQADLPALRPAELAVVLAHAAEFDQAFVPDAVEVGTTFYGVRPGVPFRPRFGGESRAKHLGGGAKELTPDGIPSVRRDVDTPADLEQALLLGVGRHTAEVVRTMRGSSTWRTLS is encoded by the coding sequence ATGCGTACGCCACATGGTGAGCACAGCGCGCGGGAGCGGCAACTCCACTGGACCCTTGTCGTGCCGGTGAAGACGCTGATCGCGGCCAAGACCCGCCTGGCCGCCGCCGCGGGGCCGCACCGCGCCGCGCTCGCCGTGGCCATCGCCAGCGACACGGTCTCGGCCGCGCTGGCCTGCCGGGACGTCGCCCGCGTGATCGTCGTGACCGGCGATCCCGTGCCCGCGAAGGCGCTGGCCGCGATCGGCGCGCACGTGGTGCCCGATCCCGAGGCCGGGCTGAACGCCGCGCTGCGCGCCGGGGGCGCCGAGGCCGTGCGGCTGGCGCCCGGCGGGCCGGTGGGAGCGCTGCAGGCGGACCTGCCGGCGCTGCGGCCGGCGGAGCTGGCAGTGGTGCTGGCGCACGCCGCCGAGTTCGACCAGGCGTTCGTGCCCGACGCCGTCGAGGTGGGCACGACGTTCTACGGCGTACGGCCCGGCGTGCCCTTCCGGCCGCGCTTCGGCGGCGAGTCGCGTGCCAAGCACCTCGGCGGCGGGGCCAAGGAGCTGACGCCGGACGGCATCCCGTCGGTGCGCAGGGACGTGGACACCCCGGCCGACCTGGAGCAGGCCCTGCTCCTCGGCGTGGGCCGGCACACCGCCGAGGTGGTGAGGACGATGAGAGGGTCCTCCACCTGGAGGACCCTCTCGTGA
- a CDS encoding lysophospholipid acyltransferase family protein, with translation MSRPGRPPIFWEALVTVIVKFVLILFTKRDWRGRAHVPRTGGVIIATNHLSWTDPLLLSHFTYNNGRWPVFLAKSGVFKIPVIGSIVRKCRQIPVLRGSTDAARSLKYAEEALKDGSCVIFYGEGTITRDPDLWPMAFKTGVARLALATGVPVIPVAHWGAQDILPYGSKRPRLFPRKTFHVLAGPPVDLSKYAGLPMRGQVLKDATADIMAEVVALLSELRGEKAPDTPFGEAESRAG, from the coding sequence TTGAGTCGCCCCGGACGCCCGCCCATCTTCTGGGAAGCCCTCGTCACGGTGATCGTCAAGTTCGTGCTGATCCTCTTCACGAAGCGGGACTGGCGGGGCCGCGCCCACGTGCCGCGCACCGGCGGGGTGATCATCGCGACCAACCATCTGTCCTGGACCGATCCTCTCCTGCTCTCGCACTTCACCTACAACAACGGTCGCTGGCCGGTCTTCCTGGCCAAGTCCGGCGTGTTCAAGATCCCGGTCATCGGCTCCATCGTCCGCAAGTGCAGGCAGATCCCGGTGCTGCGGGGCAGCACCGACGCGGCGCGCTCGCTGAAGTACGCCGAGGAGGCGCTCAAGGACGGCTCCTGCGTGATCTTCTACGGCGAGGGCACGATCACGCGCGACCCGGACCTGTGGCCGATGGCGTTCAAGACCGGCGTGGCGCGTCTGGCGCTGGCGACGGGCGTGCCCGTCATCCCCGTCGCGCACTGGGGCGCGCAGGACATCCTGCCCTACGGCAGCAAGAGGCCCCGCCTGTTCCCCCGCAAGACCTTCCACGTCCTCGCGGGTCCGCCGGTGGACCTGTCCAAGTACGCGGGCCTGCCGATGCGCGGCCAGGTGCTGAAGGACGCGACCGCGGACATCATGGCCGAGGTCGTCGCGCTGCTGTCGGAGCTGCGCGGCGAGAAGGCCCCCGACACCCCCTTCGGCGAGGCCGAGAGCCGCGCCGGGTGA
- a CDS encoding NAD(P)H-dependent glycerol-3-phosphate dehydrogenase has protein sequence MTKAVVFGTGSWGTTFAMILAEAGTSTTLWGRRAEVVEAITRGHENPEYLPGVTLPPSLRATTDAAEAMDGADFVVLAVPSQTLRGNLAAWRPHIPGHAVLVSLMKGIEMRTSKRMSEVILEVAEVPAERVAVVSGPNLVGELVRREPAATVVAAADDEVAERLQEACHLPWFRAYTNTDVVGVELGGAVKNVIALAVGVAAGMGLGDNVRATLMTRGLAEIARLGAALGADPHTFAGLAGMGDLVATCTSPLSRNRTFGENLGRGMTLAETIAATRQTTEGVKSCESVLDLARKHDVEMPITEVVVGVVHDGMTPSEAAMLLMSRTPKPERYGV, from the coding sequence ATGACCAAGGCCGTCGTTTTCGGAACGGGTTCGTGGGGCACCACCTTCGCGATGATCCTCGCGGAGGCCGGCACCTCCACGACGCTCTGGGGACGGCGCGCCGAGGTGGTGGAGGCCATCACGCGCGGGCACGAGAACCCCGAGTACCTGCCCGGCGTCACGCTGCCCCCGTCGCTGCGCGCCACCACCGACGCCGCCGAGGCCATGGACGGCGCCGACTTCGTCGTGCTCGCCGTCCCCTCGCAGACCCTGCGCGGCAACCTCGCCGCCTGGCGCCCCCACATCCCCGGCCACGCCGTGCTCGTCAGCCTGATGAAGGGCATCGAGATGCGCACGTCCAAGCGCATGAGCGAGGTGATCCTCGAGGTCGCGGAGGTCCCGGCCGAGCGGGTCGCGGTGGTGTCCGGGCCCAACCTGGTCGGCGAGCTGGTGCGCCGCGAGCCGGCCGCGACCGTGGTCGCCGCCGCGGACGACGAGGTGGCCGAGCGCCTCCAGGAGGCCTGCCACCTGCCGTGGTTCCGCGCCTACACCAACACCGACGTCGTCGGGGTCGAGCTCGGCGGCGCGGTCAAGAACGTGATCGCCCTGGCGGTGGGCGTGGCGGCCGGCATGGGGCTCGGCGACAACGTCAGGGCCACGCTGATGACCCGCGGCCTCGCCGAGATCGCGCGGCTCGGCGCGGCGCTCGGCGCCGACCCGCACACCTTCGCCGGGCTGGCCGGCATGGGCGATCTCGTCGCCACCTGTACGTCCCCATTGTCGAGAAACCGCACCTTCGGGGAGAATCTCGGCCGTGGCATGACCCTCGCCGAGACCATCGCCGCCACCCGGCAGACGACGGAGGGGGTCAAGTCCTGTGAGTCGGTTCTCGATCTGGCACGGAAGCACGACGTCGAGATGCCCATCACGGAGGTGGTGGTCGGCGTCGTCCACGACGGAATGACCCCCAGCGAGGCCGCGATGCTGCTCATGTCGCGGACTCCCAAGCCGGAACGGTACGGCGTGTGA
- a CDS encoding trans-sulfuration enzyme family protein, whose protein sequence is MRRRIGENSRAAHLPLAPAPRQLPIGLPVWRSASWSFENSAQCADVLGERAPGFAYSRIDNPTVAAFASGVATLEGAAAPEDVSGQAFASGMAAVTAVLLAFLRSGAHVVAPAPVYGGTYALLTGTLARFGVSADFVDYSDLRRVRDAVRPSTRIIYAETLADPTMAVADIRGLYRIARDAGALLVVDSTLATPVVCRPLEHGADLVVHSATKYLGGHDDCTGGAVVGRRDLIAQVREVRIDTGSTLAPDEAFLLRRSLETLPLRVRRMCATAMVFAAAVAKHPAVRRVDYPGLPAHPGHQLARQLFDAGPEGTRFGASLTVTPHGGYEAGVMLADTLRIARIAPSVGGTQTKVAHVASATRGRPDEAGRTGSAVDAGAVRFSIGLEDAEDLIADVTDALDALRSNTTTRT, encoded by the coding sequence ATGCGCAGGAGGATCGGAGAGAACTCCCGCGCGGCCCACCTCCCCCTCGCGCCCGCTCCCCGCCAGCTCCCGATCGGCCTGCCCGTGTGGCGCAGCGCCTCGTGGAGCTTCGAGAACTCGGCCCAGTGCGCCGACGTGCTCGGCGAGCGCGCGCCCGGCTTCGCCTACAGCAGGATCGACAACCCCACGGTGGCGGCGTTCGCCTCGGGCGTCGCCACGCTGGAGGGGGCGGCGGCCCCCGAGGACGTCTCCGGCCAGGCGTTCGCCTCCGGCATGGCGGCGGTGACCGCCGTCCTGCTGGCCTTCCTGCGCTCGGGCGCCCACGTCGTCGCCCCCGCCCCGGTGTACGGCGGCACGTACGCGCTGCTGACGGGCACGCTGGCCCGCTTCGGCGTCTCGGCCGACTTCGTGGACTACTCCGACCTGCGCCGGGTGCGCGACGCCGTGCGCCCCTCGACCAGGATCATCTACGCCGAGACCCTCGCCGACCCCACGATGGCCGTCGCCGACATCCGCGGGCTGTACCGCATCGCCAGGGACGCGGGCGCGCTGCTCGTCGTGGACTCCACGCTCGCCACGCCCGTGGTGTGCCGCCCGCTGGAGCACGGCGCCGACCTGGTGGTCCACTCCGCGACCAAGTACCTCGGCGGGCACGACGACTGCACCGGCGGGGCCGTGGTCGGCCGCCGCGACCTCATCGCCCAGGTGCGCGAGGTCCGCATCGACACCGGGTCCACGCTCGCCCCGGACGAGGCGTTCCTGCTGCGCCGCAGCCTGGAGACCCTGCCGCTGCGCGTGCGCCGCATGTGCGCGACCGCCATGGTCTTCGCCGCCGCCGTCGCCAAGCACCCGGCCGTCCGCCGCGTCGACTACCCCGGCCTGCCCGCCCACCCCGGCCACCAGCTCGCGCGCCAGCTCTTCGACGCCGGCCCCGAGGGCACCCGGTTCGGCGCGTCGCTGACGGTCACCCCGCACGGCGGCTACGAGGCGGGCGTGATGCTCGCCGACACGCTGCGCATCGCCCGCATCGCGCCCTCCGTCGGCGGCACGCAGACCAAGGTGGCCCACGTCGCCTCCGCCACGCGCGGCAGGCCGGACGAGGCGGGACGGACGGGCTCGGCCGTCGACGCGGGGGCCGTGCGGTTCTCCATCGGCCTGGAGGACGCGGAGGATCTCATCGCGGACGTCACGGACGCCCTGGACGCGCTGCGATCGAACACCACGACACGTACCTGA
- a CDS encoding D-alanine--D-alanine ligase family protein, whose amino-acid sequence MNDQHESRPRVRVAVVFGGRNSEHAVSLMGAGSVLGAIDRSKYEVVPIGIAPDGRWVLASEDQRFEIEGGELPSVDGGGTALALPSGGGPLVTLDSGRIPGTLGTVDVVFPMLHGAYGEDGTIQGLLEMAGVRYVGSGVLASAVGMDKAYMKALLAGAGLPVGPYVVVRDRDWRLDRDRVLKDVEALGWPVFVKPSRAGSSQGITRVEHYGELEAAVEHARTHDPKVLVEAAIEGREIECAVLESPGDEPPAASLPGEVLVTENHEFFDFSAKYIGSDMSLAVPADIPAEAVEDLRGMAVRAFEALGCEGLARVDFFYTPDGALIVNEINTMPGFTAMSVAPQLWAASGVSYPELVDRLIQLALQRPAGLR is encoded by the coding sequence ATGAACGACCAGCATGAATCCCGGCCCCGCGTGCGCGTGGCGGTCGTCTTCGGAGGCCGCAACTCCGAGCACGCGGTGTCCCTCATGGGCGCGGGCAGCGTGCTCGGCGCCATCGACCGGTCGAAATACGAGGTCGTGCCCATCGGCATCGCGCCCGACGGCCGGTGGGTGCTCGCCTCCGAGGACCAACGGTTCGAGATCGAGGGCGGCGAGCTGCCCTCGGTGGACGGCGGCGGCACCGCGCTCGCCCTGCCCTCCGGCGGCGGGCCGCTCGTCACGCTGGACTCCGGGCGCATCCCCGGCACGCTCGGCACGGTGGACGTCGTCTTCCCCATGCTGCACGGCGCCTACGGCGAGGACGGCACCATCCAGGGGCTGCTGGAGATGGCGGGCGTGCGCTACGTCGGCTCCGGAGTGCTGGCCAGCGCGGTCGGCATGGACAAGGCGTACATGAAGGCGCTGCTGGCCGGCGCCGGCCTGCCCGTGGGCCCCTACGTCGTGGTGCGCGACCGTGACTGGCGCCTGGACCGGGACCGGGTGCTGAAGGACGTCGAGGCCCTGGGCTGGCCCGTCTTCGTCAAGCCGTCCCGTGCGGGCTCCAGCCAGGGCATCACGCGCGTGGAGCACTACGGCGAGCTGGAGGCCGCGGTCGAGCACGCCCGCACGCACGACCCGAAGGTGCTGGTGGAGGCGGCCATCGAGGGCCGGGAGATCGAGTGCGCCGTGCTGGAGTCGCCGGGCGACGAGCCGCCGGCCGCCAGCCTGCCGGGCGAGGTGCTGGTCACCGAGAACCACGAGTTCTTCGACTTCTCGGCCAAGTACATCGGCTCGGACATGTCCCTCGCCGTCCCCGCCGACATCCCGGCCGAGGCCGTGGAGGATCTGCGGGGCATGGCTGTGCGGGCGTTCGAGGCGCTCGGCTGCGAGGGGCTGGCCCGGGTGGACTTCTTCTACACGCCCGACGGCGCGCTGATCGTCAACGAGATCAACACGATGCCCGGGTTCACGGCCATGTCGGTGGCCCCGCAGCTCTGGGCGGCCTCGGGCGTGTCGTACCCGGAGCTGGTCGACCGGCTGATCCAGCTCGCGCTCCAGCGGCCCGCGGGCCTGCGGTGA
- a CDS encoding DUF3515 family protein → MTVPTALTAGRTAAVLSALTLLSAACGGAVRVEPPAPQGDTATACAAMVKRLPGTLDGAERVPTEPASPYVAVWGQGEIALRCGVQRPAAMDPMQQVPEIDGVPWFADPARPALFTAVNPRGYVEVTISRAHDPSGVLIDLAPAIKAAFPPAGTTSG, encoded by the coding sequence GTGACCGTGCCGACCGCGCTGACGGCGGGCAGGACCGCCGCCGTCCTGTCGGCGCTGACGCTGTTGTCGGCCGCGTGCGGCGGGGCCGTGCGGGTCGAGCCTCCGGCGCCCCAGGGGGACACGGCCACCGCCTGCGCGGCGATGGTGAAGCGCCTGCCCGGCACGCTCGACGGCGCCGAGCGCGTCCCCACCGAGCCCGCCTCGCCGTACGTCGCGGTGTGGGGGCAGGGGGAGATCGCGCTGCGCTGCGGCGTCCAGAGGCCCGCCGCGATGGATCCGATGCAGCAGGTCCCCGAGATCGACGGCGTGCCGTGGTTCGCCGACCCGGCCAGGCCGGCGCTGTTCACGGCCGTCAACCCGCGGGGCTACGTCGAGGTGACGATCTCGCGGGCGCACGACCCCTCGGGGGTGCTCATCGACCTCGCCCCCGCGATCAAGGCGGCCTTCCCTCCGGCGGGGACGACGTCCGGCTGA
- a CDS encoding Lrp/AsnC family transcriptional regulator, with protein MVQAYILIQTEVGKAAEVAGAIKVIPGVTQAEDVTGPYDVIVRAEANNVDELGKLVVAKIQAVEGITRTLTCPIVHI; from the coding sequence ATGGTGCAGGCTTACATCCTCATCCAGACAGAAGTAGGCAAGGCCGCCGAGGTCGCGGGCGCCATCAAGGTCATCCCAGGGGTGACCCAGGCCGAGGACGTCACCGGCCCGTACGATGTGATCGTCCGCGCCGAGGCCAACAACGTGGACGAACTCGGCAAGCTCGTCGTCGCGAAGATTCAGGCCGTCGAGGGAATCACGCGTACTCTGACGTGTCCGATCGTCCATATCTGA
- a CDS encoding thiamine-phosphate kinase, whose product MEHTWRCAITVADLGEFGIIARIVGRLPQTPAVLLGPGDDAALLRAPDGRVAVTTDLLLEGRHFRRDWSSPYDIGRKAAAQNLADIAAMGAVPTALVVGLGLPGDLPTAWLDGLTDGFGDECATVGAGVAGGDIVRSERVVLGVTALGDLGGRPPVTRAGARPGQVLAVAGRIGHAAAGLALYEAGRAGEWPALAEAHRRPSPPYSCGPAAAALGATAMLDVSDGLLQDVGHIAAASGVRVEIDPALLPVDDALADAAAELGEDPLRWVLTGGEDHALAAVFPSEVAPPGEWRVVGRVTEGEGVQVRGREETYGGWDHFRG is encoded by the coding sequence ATGGAACACACCTGGAGGTGTGCTATCACAGTCGCAGATCTTGGTGAATTCGGGATCATTGCACGTATTGTCGGACGCTTGCCTCAAACTCCGGCGGTATTGCTCGGTCCGGGCGATGACGCCGCGCTATTGCGTGCTCCCGATGGGCGGGTCGCCGTGACGACGGATCTCCTCCTCGAGGGTAGGCACTTCCGCCGCGATTGGTCCAGTCCGTACGACATCGGCAGGAAGGCGGCGGCGCAGAACCTCGCCGACATCGCCGCCATGGGCGCGGTTCCCACCGCGCTCGTCGTCGGCCTCGGCCTGCCCGGAGACCTGCCCACCGCGTGGCTGGACGGGCTCACCGACGGGTTCGGGGACGAGTGCGCGACGGTCGGCGCGGGCGTGGCCGGGGGCGACATCGTCCGCTCCGAGCGGGTCGTGCTGGGGGTGACCGCCCTCGGCGACCTCGGCGGACGACCGCCCGTCACCCGCGCGGGGGCCAGGCCCGGGCAGGTGCTCGCCGTGGCGGGCAGGATCGGGCACGCGGCGGCGGGGCTGGCGCTGTACGAGGCGGGGCGCGCCGGGGAGTGGCCGGCGCTGGCCGAGGCGCACCGCCGTCCGAGCCCGCCGTACTCCTGCGGGCCCGCCGCGGCCGCCCTCGGCGCGACCGCGATGCTGGACGTCAGCGACGGGCTGCTCCAGGACGTCGGCCACATCGCCGCGGCGAGCGGCGTCCGCGTGGAGATCGACCCGGCGCTGCTGCCCGTGGACGACGCCCTCGCCGACGCGGCGGCGGAGCTGGGGGAGGATCCGCTGCGGTGGGTGCTCACCGGTGGTGAAGATCACGCGCTCGCGGCCGTGTTCCCCTCGGAGGTCGCGCCGCCGGGGGAGTGGCGGGTCGTAGGCCGGGTCACGGAGGGCGAAGGCGTGCAGGTCAGAGGGCGTGAGGAGACGTACGGGGGCTGGGACCACTTCCGGGGGTAG
- the thiD gene encoding bifunctional hydroxymethylpyrimidine kinase/phosphomethylpyrimidine kinase: MTPPRVLTIAGSDSGGGAGIQADLKTMLALGVHGMSVIAAVTAQNSLGVQGYWELPPEAVRAQLSSVLGDIGVQAVKTGMLASPALVEVIAEVLSGVEAPVVVDPVGVSKHGDSLLAPEAVDVVKGRLLPVATVVTPNLWEVEQLTSVKVEDEDGLRPAAEAVLALGPAWALIKGGHLPGPPVDLLTDGVREYRFRAERHDNRHTHGTGCTLASAIASHLALGEDVPEAVRKAKEYVTGAIAHGFPLGAGIGPVDHAWRWR; the protein is encoded by the coding sequence ATGACACCTCCCCGTGTGCTGACGATCGCAGGGTCCGACTCCGGAGGAGGCGCGGGCATCCAGGCCGATCTGAAGACCATGCTCGCGCTGGGCGTGCACGGCATGAGCGTGATCGCCGCCGTGACCGCGCAGAACTCACTCGGCGTCCAGGGCTACTGGGAGCTGCCGCCCGAGGCCGTGCGCGCCCAGCTCTCCTCGGTGCTCGGCGACATCGGCGTCCAGGCCGTCAAGACCGGCATGCTGGCATCCCCGGCGCTGGTCGAGGTCATCGCCGAGGTCCTGTCCGGTGTGGAGGCGCCCGTGGTGGTGGACCCGGTGGGCGTCTCCAAGCACGGCGACTCGCTCCTCGCCCCCGAGGCGGTGGACGTCGTGAAGGGCCGCCTGCTGCCCGTCGCGACCGTGGTCACCCCCAACCTCTGGGAGGTCGAGCAGCTCACCTCGGTGAAGGTGGAGGACGAGGACGGCCTGCGCCCGGCCGCCGAGGCGGTGCTGGCGCTCGGCCCCGCGTGGGCGCTGATCAAGGGCGGCCACCTGCCCGGCCCGCCGGTGGACCTGCTCACCGACGGCGTCCGCGAGTACCGCTTCCGCGCCGAGCGGCACGACAACCGGCACACCCACGGCACCGGCTGCACGCTCGCCTCCGCCATCGCCTCCCACCTCGCGCTCGGCGAGGACGTCCCTGAGGCCGTGCGCAAGGCGAAGGAGTACGTCACCGGGGCGATCGCCCACGGTTTCCCGCTGGGCGCGGGCATCGGCCCGGTGGACCACGCCTGGCGGTGGCGTTGA
- the rpmB gene encoding 50S ribosomal protein L28 has protein sequence MASVCDVCGKGPIFGNNISHSHRRTRRRWNPNIQRVRAMVGSTPKRLNVCTSCIKAGKVTR, from the coding sequence GTGGCTTCCGTCTGCGACGTTTGCGGCAAGGGGCCGATCTTCGGCAACAACATCTCGCACTCGCACCGCCGCACCCGCCGCCGCTGGAACCCCAACATCCAGCGCGTCCGCGCCATGGTGGGCAGCACGCCGAAGCGGCTCAACGTGTGCACCTCCTGCATCAAGGCCGGCAAGGTCACCCGCTGA
- a CDS encoding DAK2 domain-containing protein, with amino-acid sequence MPPQRPENPPPANEPPRTRRLPPAQEPAPSSPSPPTGEPAPAQERPAARRSPFAPGSPPARESPFAEGASRADEPSSAQEAPVAHKALPVLDPEAVRRWSRLSAEVLGRARGEIDALNVFPVPDGDTGTNLHLTMLSAAEALDGLPAEADGARTWRALARGALLGARGNSGVIVSQALRGMAEVLGGAAGGGRDLRRALVRAAETAREAVARPVEGTVLSVLAAVAHAVEGASDELAEVARGAASAARAALGRTTGQLDVLARSGVVDAGAAGLTLIVESLAAVVTGSGAGRYEVPAPAAEVRPSPVEGPAYEVMYLLEADDAAVAALRGELDRLGDSLVVVGGDGLWNVHVHVDDAGAAVEAGTRAGRPYRIKVVYLDAPARAHRAGHGRGVVAVAAGDGIARLFQEAGAVVVRRDPGTSPPPAPVLEAIRRAGTEVVVLPNDTGVNAVALAAAETAREEGVTVSVVPTRATVQGVAALAVHDPLRRFDDDVVAMADAAGHTRHGHVWVADRAAMTSAGVCRPGDVLGVIDGDVALIGAALPDVAVEITSRMLSAGSELVTLITGLGGGEELARVVAAHLAAARPDVEVTVHEGGQGGYPLLIGVE; translated from the coding sequence GTGCCTCCACAACGCCCCGAGAACCCCCCTCCCGCCAACGAGCCCCCGCGCACCCGGCGCCTCCCCCCGGCCCAGGAGCCCGCGCCCAGCAGCCCGTCTCCGCCCACCGGCGAGCCGGCCCCCGCTCAGGAGCGGCCTGCCGCGCGAAGATCCCCATTCGCGCCCGGGTCGCCTCCCGCGCGGGAGTCGCCGTTCGCGGAGGGGGCCTCTCGTGCAGACGAGCCCTCTTCCGCCCAGGAGGCGCCCGTCGCTCACAAGGCGCTTCCTGTTCTCGATCCGGAGGCCGTCCGGCGGTGGTCGCGGCTGAGTGCCGAGGTGTTGGGCAGGGCGCGGGGGGAGATCGACGCGTTGAACGTGTTCCCCGTGCCCGACGGTGACACCGGGACGAACCTTCATCTGACGATGCTGTCGGCCGCCGAGGCCCTGGACGGGCTGCCCGCGGAGGCCGACGGCGCGCGCACCTGGCGCGCGCTGGCCCGCGGCGCGCTGCTGGGCGCGCGGGGGAACTCGGGCGTGATCGTGAGCCAGGCGCTGCGCGGCATGGCGGAGGTGCTGGGCGGCGCGGCGGGCGGGGGGCGTGACCTGCGGCGAGCGCTCGTCAGAGCGGCTGAGACGGCCAGGGAGGCCGTGGCGAGGCCCGTCGAGGGCACGGTGCTCAGCGTGCTCGCCGCGGTCGCGCACGCCGTCGAGGGGGCCTCGGACGAGCTGGCCGAGGTGGCGCGCGGGGCCGCGTCGGCCGCCCGCGCCGCCCTGGGCCGCACCACCGGCCAGCTCGACGTGCTCGCGCGCAGCGGGGTCGTGGACGCGGGGGCCGCGGGACTCACCCTGATCGTGGAGTCGCTGGCGGCCGTGGTCACCGGCTCCGGCGCCGGCCGGTACGAGGTGCCCGCGCCCGCCGCCGAGGTGCGGCCGTCCCCGGTGGAGGGACCGGCGTACGAGGTGATGTACCTGCTGGAGGCCGACGACGCGGCGGTGGCCGCGCTGCGGGGGGAACTGGACCGCCTCGGCGACTCCCTGGTGGTGGTCGGCGGGGACGGCCTGTGGAACGTGCACGTCCACGTGGACGACGCCGGGGCCGCCGTCGAGGCGGGCACCCGCGCCGGACGGCCGTACCGGATCAAGGTGGTCTATCTCGACGCCCCCGCGCGGGCCCACCGCGCCGGGCACGGCAGGGGAGTGGTCGCGGTGGCGGCCGGGGACGGCATCGCCCGGCTGTTCCAGGAGGCCGGGGCCGTCGTGGTGCGCCGCGATCCCGGGACCAGCCCGCCGCCCGCGCCCGTGCTGGAGGCGATCCGCCGCGCGGGCACCGAGGTCGTGGTGCTGCCCAACGACACCGGCGTCAACGCGGTGGCCCTGGCCGCCGCCGAGACGGCCCGCGAGGAGGGCGTCACGGTGAGCGTCGTGCCGACCAGGGCGACCGTGCAGGGCGTGGCGGCGCTGGCCGTGCACGACCCGCTGCGCCGCTTCGACGACGACGTGGTCGCGATGGCCGACGCCGCCGGGCACACCCGGCACGGGCACGTCTGGGTGGCCGACCGGGCGGCGATGACCAGCGCCGGGGTGTGCCGCCCCGGGGACGTCCTCGGCGTGATCGACGGCGACGTCGCCCTGATCGGTGCGGCGCTGCCGGACGTCGCCGTCGAGATCACCTCGCGCATGCTCTCGGCGGGCAGCGAGCTGGTCACTCTGATCACGGGCCTGGGCGGCGGAGAGGAGCTGGCGCGCGTCGTGGCGGCACACCTCGCCGCCGCGCGCCCCGACGTCGAGGTCACCGTCCACGAGGGCGGCCAGGGCGGCTACCCGCTCCTCATCGGCGTCGAGTGA